Proteins co-encoded in one Microbacterium hydrocarbonoxydans genomic window:
- a CDS encoding alpha/beta hydrolase fold domain-containing protein, translated as MRDHVLDGPHGPLRVRVYEPDRPAGPGLVWAHGGGFAAGEIDMPEADWVARSFADRGIVVVSVDYSLAPFPRTWATDSASPERPGVLYPVASEEVEHAFRWAVGSGLAGGPWSIGGASAGGNLVTGATLRLSHGDGPVPALAVLAYPTLHPVQGPPDAALRAALDDDPDADVFGPDPVRVMYENYLGGPAEAADVYAAPGTASVDELRRFPATIMINDEVDELRVSGEAFGAALQAAGVDLDISTEPGTRHGHLNRPEHPAATASIDRFAARILATSPENKEQS; from the coding sequence GTGAGAGACCATGTGCTCGACGGGCCGCACGGCCCCCTGCGCGTGCGCGTCTACGAACCCGATCGCCCTGCGGGCCCCGGGCTCGTGTGGGCGCACGGCGGCGGGTTCGCCGCGGGCGAGATCGACATGCCCGAGGCCGACTGGGTCGCGCGGAGCTTCGCCGACCGGGGCATCGTCGTGGTGTCGGTCGACTACTCGCTCGCGCCCTTCCCGCGCACCTGGGCCACGGACTCCGCCTCGCCCGAGCGCCCGGGAGTGCTCTACCCGGTCGCCTCGGAGGAGGTCGAGCACGCGTTCCGCTGGGCGGTCGGGTCGGGTCTCGCCGGAGGCCCCTGGTCGATCGGCGGAGCAAGCGCCGGCGGCAACCTCGTGACCGGCGCCACGCTGCGCCTCAGTCACGGCGACGGCCCCGTGCCCGCGCTGGCAGTGCTCGCCTATCCGACCCTGCACCCCGTTCAGGGACCCCCTGACGCCGCCCTGCGCGCCGCGCTCGACGACGACCCGGATGCCGACGTGTTCGGCCCCGATCCCGTGCGGGTCATGTACGAGAACTACCTCGGCGGCCCCGCCGAAGCGGCCGACGTCTACGCCGCGCCGGGCACTGCATCCGTCGACGAACTGCGACGCTTCCCCGCCACGATCATGATCAACGACGAGGTCGACGAACTGCGCGTGTCGGGCGAGGCGTTCGGCGCCGCGCTGCAGGCGGCCGGCGTCGATCTCGACATCTCGACCGAGCCCGGCACCCGCCATGGCCACCTCAACCGTCCGGAACACCCGGCGGCGACAGCATCGATCGACCGCTTCGCCGCCCGCATCCTCGCCACTTCTCCCGAGAACAAGGAACAGTCATGA
- the rhaI gene encoding L-rhamnose isomerase translates to MSILSSDNLAALEQQGIELPSWAFGNSGTRFKVFGTPGTPRDPWEKIADAAQVNKYTALAPSVALHIPWDLVDSFSDLRKHAEDLGVTLGTINSNTFQDDDYKFGALTHEDASIRQKAIDHHLACIDVMDATGSRDLKIWLAEGSNYPGQADLRGRQDRLQESLQQIYARLGDDQRLVLEYKFFEPAFYHTDVPDWGTSYAQVSSLGEKAMVCLDTGHHAPGTNIEFIVMQLLRLGKLGSFDFNSRFYADDDLIVGAADPFQLFRILFEVVRGGGLNNPDVAFMLDQCHNVEDKIPGQIRSVLNVQEMTARALIVDRDALTAAQKSGDVLAANAVFMDAFYTDVRPALAEWRESRGLAADPMKAYAESGYQQKIAADRVGGVQAGWGA, encoded by the coding sequence ATGAGCATCCTCTCGTCCGACAACCTCGCCGCCCTCGAGCAGCAGGGCATCGAGCTCCCCAGCTGGGCGTTCGGCAACTCCGGCACCCGCTTCAAGGTGTTCGGCACCCCGGGCACCCCGCGCGACCCGTGGGAGAAGATCGCCGACGCCGCGCAGGTCAACAAGTACACCGCGCTCGCGCCCTCGGTCGCCCTGCACATCCCGTGGGACCTCGTCGACTCCTTCTCGGATCTGCGCAAGCACGCCGAAGATCTCGGCGTGACGCTCGGCACGATCAACTCCAACACCTTCCAGGACGACGACTACAAGTTCGGCGCCCTGACTCATGAAGACGCTTCGATCCGCCAGAAGGCGATCGATCACCACCTCGCCTGCATCGACGTGATGGATGCCACGGGCAGCCGCGACCTGAAGATCTGGCTCGCCGAGGGCTCGAACTACCCGGGCCAGGCCGACCTGCGCGGTCGTCAGGACCGCCTGCAGGAGTCGCTGCAGCAGATCTACGCTCGACTCGGCGACGACCAGCGCCTGGTGCTCGAGTACAAGTTCTTCGAGCCCGCGTTCTACCACACCGACGTTCCCGACTGGGGAACCTCGTACGCGCAGGTCTCGTCCCTGGGCGAGAAGGCCATGGTCTGCCTCGACACGGGCCACCACGCGCCCGGCACCAACATCGAGTTCATCGTGATGCAGCTGCTGCGCCTCGGCAAGCTCGGCTCGTTCGACTTCAACTCGCGCTTCTACGCCGACGACGACCTGATCGTCGGTGCCGCCGACCCGTTCCAGCTGTTCCGCATCCTGTTCGAGGTCGTGCGCGGCGGCGGCCTCAACAACCCCGACGTGGCCTTCATGCTCGACCAGTGCCACAACGTCGAGGACAAGATCCCCGGACAGATCCGCTCGGTGCTCAACGTGCAGGAGATGACGGCCCGCGCGCTGATCGTCGACCGCGACGCCCTGACCGCCGCGCAGAAGTCGGGTGACGTGCTCGCCGCGAACGCCGTCTTCATGGACGCCTTCTACACCGACGTGCGGCCCGCTCTCGCCGAGTGGCGCGAATCGCGCGGCCTCGCCGCCGATCCGATGAAGGCCTATGCCGAGTCGGGCTACCAGCAGAAGATCGCCGCCGACCGCGTGGGCGGCGTGCAGGCCGGCTGGGGAGCCTGA
- a CDS encoding L-rhamnose mutarotase, translating to MTTPTRVCFRLQVHPEMLDEYLDRHSPVWPEMLAEIEAAGRRNYSLFLAEGGTLIGYYEVDDDAAAQAYLAASPIAARWEADMSRFFIGLDGRPDQAAAPLSEVFNLEDQLAAVGGSPTSHTDHRNDIDTRTETEGSAS from the coding sequence ATGACAACACCCACACGCGTGTGCTTCCGGCTGCAGGTGCACCCCGAGATGCTCGACGAGTACCTCGATCGCCATTCGCCCGTCTGGCCCGAGATGCTGGCCGAGATCGAGGCCGCCGGACGCCGCAACTACTCGCTCTTCCTCGCCGAGGGCGGAACGCTGATCGGCTACTACGAGGTCGACGACGACGCCGCAGCGCAGGCGTACCTCGCCGCCTCCCCGATCGCCGCCCGCTGGGAGGCCGACATGAGCCGGTTCTTCATCGGCCTCGACGGACGCCCCGACCAGGCGGCCGCGCCGCTCAGCGAGGTGTTCAACCTCGAAGACCAGCTCGCCGCGGTCGGCGGCTCCCCCACATCTCACACCGACCACCGCAACGACATCGACACCCGCACCGAAACCGAAGGCAGCGCCTCATGA
- a CDS encoding alpha-L-rhamnosidase, giving the protein MAAAPDPSLTDDLTRVVSLRSQHGADLVGVPGEGLRLTWRWTSDREGAAQLAYQLATGEVGTELEQADVVASPDSVAIPAGDLGSGERRSFAVRIATAHGWSEWSDPLVVEAGIDASDMRARVIGIRSVVEGPAALLRTEFTVDALPGRARLRLSALGLVDAWINGRRAGDAHLTPGWTSYQERVLVDTVDVTGLLREGTNVIVLEIGDGWYRGRMGFAHRTEIYGDRSGALAQIDTEDRVLVATDARWRGGFGAVRSASIYDGTTIDLNRTPAGVHAPGFDDSEWASAEVIESDLTRFEPRSAPPVRTVAELDMARTAYHDGAQFDAGQNITGWVRLVVCGSAGEQVTIRHAEILEPSGELHTAALRTASATDRYVLDRDGEHVLEPRFTFHGFQYAQVSGDVEVLSVTAVAISSDLPARSTFRSASDALDRFHSNVVWSQRDNFVSVPTDCPQRDERLGWTGDAQAFAATASTLMDAEAFWRSWLRDLEIDQTDEGGVPSVVPDIIRFEDMRMGSAYVDNMGRAGWADAATIVPWAVYEASGSDEVLRQQLSSMRRWVEHLRARSGDGIVLPTEPFQYGDWLDPDAPGAQPWQAKVSSDYVANAFYVHSARLLAKAEALVGERERAKDYDALADRVTAETWRRWGAEAVTTQTGAALALEFGIAPVGERAAIADGLAANVRAEGGRISTGFLGTPLVLFALSNNGHLDEAYLMLLRREAPSWLYQVDRGATTVWERWDAILPDGRIHSGAMDAGSKEEGGSMLSFNHYAYGAVIDWVYRTVAGIAPAQPGYRTSRIAPRPAVGMPEAAASVDTPYGRLAIEWRLDGDVLRVSLDVPFGTDAELDLPLTADSSVDTNGTGAGLRVGAGRHEITVTAPAVAGR; this is encoded by the coding sequence ATGGCGGCAGCACCCGATCCCTCGCTGACGGACGACCTCACTCGGGTGGTGTCGCTGCGCTCTCAGCACGGTGCTGATCTCGTCGGAGTCCCGGGCGAGGGACTGCGCCTCACATGGCGGTGGACGAGTGATCGCGAGGGCGCTGCGCAACTCGCGTACCAACTCGCCACGGGCGAGGTCGGCACCGAGCTCGAGCAGGCCGACGTGGTCGCCTCGCCGGACTCGGTCGCGATTCCCGCGGGCGATCTCGGGTCGGGGGAGCGCCGCTCATTCGCCGTCCGCATCGCGACCGCCCACGGGTGGAGCGAGTGGAGCGACCCGCTCGTGGTGGAGGCCGGGATCGATGCGAGTGACATGCGCGCGCGGGTGATCGGCATCCGCAGCGTGGTCGAGGGGCCGGCGGCGCTGCTGCGCACGGAGTTCACCGTCGACGCCCTGCCCGGGCGGGCGCGACTTCGCCTGAGCGCCCTCGGACTGGTCGACGCCTGGATCAACGGCCGGCGCGCCGGCGACGCGCATCTGACTCCGGGATGGACCTCGTACCAGGAGCGCGTGCTGGTCGACACCGTCGACGTCACCGGTCTGCTGCGCGAGGGGACCAACGTCATCGTGCTCGAGATCGGCGACGGGTGGTATCGAGGGCGCATGGGGTTCGCGCACCGTACCGAGATCTACGGGGACCGTTCGGGTGCGCTCGCGCAGATCGACACGGAAGACCGAGTCCTCGTCGCGACCGACGCGAGGTGGCGCGGCGGATTCGGAGCAGTGCGGTCCGCGAGCATCTACGACGGCACCACGATCGACCTGAATCGCACACCCGCAGGCGTTCACGCTCCCGGTTTCGACGACTCGGAGTGGGCGTCGGCCGAGGTGATCGAGTCGGATCTCACCCGGTTCGAGCCGCGCTCGGCGCCACCGGTGCGCACCGTCGCGGAACTCGACATGGCCCGCACGGCGTACCACGACGGTGCGCAGTTCGACGCCGGTCAGAACATCACCGGCTGGGTCCGACTGGTGGTGTGCGGGTCAGCGGGCGAGCAGGTGACGATCCGCCACGCAGAGATCCTCGAGCCGTCAGGCGAACTCCACACCGCCGCGCTGCGCACCGCCTCGGCGACCGATCGCTACGTGCTCGACCGTGATGGCGAGCACGTCCTCGAGCCGCGCTTCACGTTCCACGGCTTCCAGTACGCGCAGGTCAGCGGAGACGTCGAGGTGCTGTCGGTCACCGCGGTCGCGATCTCGAGCGACCTGCCTGCGCGCTCCACCTTCCGCTCCGCGTCGGATGCGCTGGATCGCTTCCACTCCAATGTCGTCTGGTCGCAGCGCGACAACTTCGTCTCGGTGCCGACCGACTGCCCGCAGCGCGACGAGCGGCTCGGCTGGACGGGCGATGCGCAGGCGTTCGCGGCGACCGCCAGCACGCTGATGGATGCCGAGGCGTTCTGGCGCAGCTGGCTGCGCGACCTCGAGATCGATCAGACCGACGAGGGCGGCGTGCCGTCGGTGGTGCCCGACATCATCCGCTTCGAGGACATGCGCATGGGGTCGGCCTACGTCGACAACATGGGCAGGGCGGGATGGGCCGACGCCGCCACGATCGTGCCGTGGGCGGTCTACGAGGCCAGCGGCAGCGATGAGGTGCTCCGGCAGCAGCTGAGCAGTATGCGCCGGTGGGTCGAGCACCTGCGCGCCAGATCCGGCGACGGCATCGTGCTGCCCACCGAGCCGTTCCAGTACGGCGATTGGCTCGATCCCGATGCGCCGGGTGCGCAGCCCTGGCAGGCGAAGGTGTCGAGCGACTACGTCGCGAACGCGTTCTACGTGCATTCGGCCCGACTCCTCGCGAAGGCCGAAGCGCTGGTGGGCGAGCGGGAGCGAGCGAAGGACTACGACGCGCTGGCCGACCGCGTCACGGCCGAGACGTGGCGACGGTGGGGAGCCGAGGCCGTCACGACCCAGACCGGCGCCGCGCTCGCGCTCGAGTTCGGGATCGCCCCCGTCGGCGAGCGCGCCGCGATCGCCGACGGGCTCGCCGCGAACGTGCGGGCCGAGGGCGGCCGCATCTCCACCGGCTTCCTCGGGACGCCGCTCGTGCTGTTCGCCCTGTCGAACAACGGCCACCTCGACGAGGCGTACCTGATGCTGCTGCGCCGCGAGGCGCCGAGCTGGCTGTACCAAGTCGATCGCGGTGCCACCACCGTGTGGGAGCGCTGGGATGCGATCCTGCCCGACGGGCGCATCCACTCGGGGGCCATGGACGCCGGCTCCAAGGAGGAGGGCGGCAGCATGCTCTCCTTCAACCACTACGCGTACGGCGCAGTCATCGACTGGGTGTACCGCACGGTGGCGGGCATCGCTCCGGCGCAGCCGGGCTACAGAACGTCCCGCATCGCACCGCGCCCCGCGGTGGGGATGCCCGAGGCCGCAGCATCCGTCGACACTCCGTACGGCCGGCTCGCGATCGAGTGGAGACTCGACGGCGATGTGCTCCGGGTCTCGCTCGACGTGCCGTTCGGCACCGATGCCGAGCTGGATCTGCCCCTGACCGCCGACTCCTCGGTCGACACGAACGGCACCGGCGCGGGCCTTCGGGTGGGTGCCGGCAGGCATGAGATCACGGTGACGGCGCCCGCCGTCGCCGGACGATGA
- a CDS encoding glycoside hydrolase family 2 TIM barrel-domain containing protein: MTRIPFVDGWSVGPKLGAFESRDASTASRAVTVPHDALRDLPRAADSVQGVHSGYIPGGVFEYTKTFDVPLHWRDKTVRVEFEGVYRDATVYVNGDFAGHQANGYAAFVVDLDPFLLPGETNTISVEARVHRDSRWYTGGGIYRPVHLLVDEPVHLALDGTLIVSRDIDEERAILEVSTRVENRARHTATRRLTWTVTDADDAVVATGTAPVTVLPGSHAVGRVRLAVDSPRLWGPDSPHLYRVRTELADADAVAEAVADETVTAHGIRRLQLDTRHGLRVNGVSVDLRGACIHHDNGPLGAVSIADAESRRVRILKEAGFNAIRSAHNPASRALLDACDAHGMLVMDELTDVWTKSKTAFDSSIGFDEHWRRDVEALVAKDANHPSVILYSIGNEILELATPHGATWSRRLAEEFRTLDPTRFVTNGINGIIANLDRMADTMAEVAASDPNTMMAGMGEQMARMNASDLVTRTTEESAAVLDVVGFNYADSRYDLDAQLFPNRVIVGSETFPDRIASLWADVRRLPHVIGDFTWTGWDYIGEAGIGRVDYTDVEGYEPTGTAGPFPYLLAQCGDIDITGHRLPASYYREIAFGLRSEPAIAVHRPAHHGRPVAKTPWSWDDVVASWTWDAAPGSPVTVDVYADADEVELLRDGEPVGRVAVGALMPLTARFETEYHPGALTAVAYTGGVESGRTTVRTAGAPMLAASAENAEIPVGGLGYVVVTIADGEGTLHCDRDALVEIEVAGGQLAGLGSARARTEESFGASTATTFDGRLLAIVRADAPGEIRVTATAAGFAPATAVVTVA, from the coding sequence ATGACCCGCATCCCGTTCGTCGACGGCTGGAGCGTCGGCCCGAAACTCGGCGCCTTCGAATCGCGTGACGCCTCGACCGCGTCGCGGGCGGTCACGGTGCCGCATGACGCTCTGCGAGATCTGCCTCGCGCGGCCGATTCGGTGCAGGGCGTGCACAGCGGGTACATCCCCGGGGGCGTCTTCGAGTACACCAAGACGTTCGACGTGCCGCTGCACTGGCGTGACAAGACCGTGCGCGTCGAGTTCGAGGGCGTGTACCGCGATGCGACCGTCTACGTGAACGGCGACTTCGCCGGCCATCAGGCGAACGGGTATGCCGCATTCGTGGTCGACCTCGACCCGTTCCTCCTCCCGGGAGAGACCAACACGATCTCGGTGGAGGCGCGCGTGCATCGCGACAGCCGGTGGTACACGGGCGGCGGCATCTACCGACCCGTGCATCTCCTGGTCGACGAGCCCGTGCATCTCGCACTCGACGGAACGCTGATCGTGAGCCGTGACATCGACGAGGAGCGCGCGATCCTCGAGGTGTCGACGCGAGTCGAGAACCGTGCGCGGCACACCGCGACGCGACGGCTGACCTGGACGGTCACGGACGCCGACGATGCGGTCGTGGCGACGGGCACCGCTCCCGTCACCGTGTTGCCGGGCAGTCACGCCGTCGGCCGGGTGCGCCTGGCGGTGGACTCGCCTCGGCTGTGGGGGCCCGACTCGCCGCACCTGTACCGGGTGCGGACGGAGCTCGCGGATGCCGATGCCGTTGCCGAGGCCGTCGCGGACGAGACGGTGACCGCCCACGGCATCCGTCGGCTGCAGCTCGACACGCGTCACGGATTGCGTGTGAACGGCGTCTCGGTCGACCTGCGCGGCGCGTGCATCCATCACGACAACGGTCCCCTCGGTGCGGTGTCGATCGCAGATGCCGAGAGCCGCCGCGTCCGCATCCTGAAGGAGGCCGGGTTCAACGCGATCCGCAGCGCGCACAATCCGGCCAGCCGTGCGCTGCTCGATGCGTGCGACGCCCACGGGATGCTCGTGATGGACGAGCTGACCGACGTGTGGACGAAGTCGAAGACCGCGTTCGACTCGTCGATCGGCTTCGACGAGCACTGGCGGCGCGACGTCGAGGCGCTCGTGGCCAAGGATGCGAATCATCCCTCCGTGATCCTGTACTCGATCGGCAACGAGATCCTCGAGCTCGCGACTCCCCACGGGGCCACCTGGAGCCGCCGTCTCGCCGAGGAGTTCCGCACCCTCGACCCGACGCGGTTCGTCACGAACGGGATCAACGGCATCATCGCGAACCTCGATCGCATGGCCGACACCATGGCGGAGGTCGCGGCATCCGACCCCAACACGATGATGGCCGGGATGGGCGAGCAGATGGCTCGCATGAACGCCTCGGATCTTGTGACCAGGACCACGGAGGAGTCCGCGGCCGTGCTCGACGTGGTCGGCTTCAACTACGCCGACTCCCGGTACGACCTCGATGCGCAGCTGTTCCCGAATCGGGTGATCGTCGGATCCGAGACCTTCCCCGACCGCATCGCATCGCTCTGGGCCGACGTGCGACGGCTGCCGCACGTGATCGGCGACTTCACCTGGACGGGCTGGGATTACATCGGCGAGGCCGGGATCGGGCGCGTCGACTACACCGATGTCGAGGGGTACGAGCCCACCGGCACGGCAGGGCCTTTCCCGTACCTGCTCGCGCAGTGCGGTGACATCGACATCACGGGTCACCGCCTGCCCGCGTCGTACTACCGCGAGATCGCCTTCGGTCTGCGCTCGGAGCCCGCCATCGCGGTGCACCGCCCCGCGCATCACGGCCGACCCGTCGCCAAGACGCCGTGGTCCTGGGACGACGTCGTGGCGAGCTGGACGTGGGATGCGGCACCGGGATCGCCCGTGACGGTCGATGTGTACGCGGATGCCGACGAGGTCGAGCTGCTGCGTGACGGCGAGCCGGTGGGGCGCGTCGCGGTCGGCGCCCTCATGCCGTTGACGGCTCGATTCGAGACCGAGTACCACCCGGGCGCCCTCACTGCCGTGGCCTACACCGGCGGAGTCGAGAGCGGTCGCACGACGGTGCGGACCGCCGGAGCGCCGATGCTCGCGGCGAGTGCAGAGAATGCCGAGATCCCGGTCGGCGGCCTCGGATACGTCGTGGTCACGATCGCCGACGGCGAGGGCACGCTGCACTGCGACCGCGACGCTCTGGTCGAGATCGAGGTGGCAGGAGGGCAGTTGGCCGGACTCGGCTCGGCCAGGGCGCGCACAGAGGAGTCGTTCGGCGCGAGCACCGCTACGACCTTCGACGGGCGGCTGCTCGCCATCGTGCGTGCGGATGCTCCGGGAGAGATCCGGGTGACGGCGACGGCCGCGGGTTTCGCGCCGGCCACCGCGGTGGTCACGGTCGCATAG
- a CDS encoding rhamnulokinase family protein: MTVRSVAAVDLGATSGRVMIGRIGDGRLDLELVSRFPNGPVEREDGLHWDFGALYEHVVSGLAEAVRREPGIESIGIDSWAVDYGLVNDGELLAEPFHYRDDRTARGVDEVHAIVPFAELYQRNGLQFLPFNTLYQYRVDAHLADADTALLIPDLIACLLTGSAVAERTNASTTGLLDVESGEWDAELADRLGIPSSILPSLVDPGATIGALRADLAARVGKELPVIAVGSHDTASAVVAAPLSTPHSAYISCGTWGLVGVELTEAVLTDAAREANFTHELGVDGRYRFLHNVTGLWLLSETVRAWEAEDGSAIDLPDLLAAASAVSGEVPLFDANDPSLSAPGGMPARIAALLGAEAPSTRPAFARSIVESIAKAFAKAVQTASDLSGRELDSINLVGGGSLNRLLCQATADRTGLPVLAGPVEATALGNVLVQARALGAAPASLEELRALVAATHEPERFDPR; this comes from the coding sequence ATGACGGTGCGGTCCGTCGCCGCCGTCGACCTCGGTGCGACCAGCGGCCGGGTCATGATCGGGCGGATCGGCGACGGCCGCCTCGACCTCGAGCTCGTCTCGCGCTTTCCGAACGGCCCTGTCGAGCGCGAGGACGGTCTGCACTGGGACTTCGGAGCACTGTACGAGCACGTCGTCTCAGGGCTCGCCGAGGCCGTGCGCCGCGAGCCGGGCATCGAGAGCATCGGGATCGACTCGTGGGCGGTCGACTACGGCCTCGTGAACGACGGCGAACTGCTCGCCGAACCGTTCCACTACCGTGACGACCGCACCGCGCGCGGTGTCGACGAAGTGCACGCGATCGTGCCGTTCGCCGAGCTGTACCAGCGCAACGGCCTGCAGTTCCTGCCGTTCAACACGCTGTACCAGTACCGGGTCGACGCACACCTCGCCGATGCCGACACGGCGCTGCTGATCCCCGATCTGATCGCCTGCCTGCTGACCGGCTCCGCGGTCGCCGAACGCACCAACGCCTCGACCACGGGGCTGCTCGATGTCGAGTCGGGCGAGTGGGACGCCGAGCTGGCCGATCGCCTCGGCATCCCGTCGAGCATCCTTCCCTCGCTCGTCGATCCCGGTGCGACGATCGGCGCGCTCAGGGCCGATCTTGCTGCACGGGTCGGCAAGGAGCTGCCCGTCATCGCGGTCGGCTCGCACGACACGGCATCCGCTGTCGTCGCGGCACCCCTGTCGACCCCGCACTCGGCCTACATCTCGTGCGGCACGTGGGGCCTGGTCGGCGTCGAGCTGACCGAGGCGGTGCTGACGGATGCCGCGCGCGAGGCGAACTTCACGCATGAGCTCGGCGTCGACGGCCGCTACCGCTTCCTGCACAACGTCACCGGCCTCTGGCTTCTCAGTGAGACCGTGCGCGCATGGGAGGCGGAGGACGGATCGGCGATCGATCTGCCGGATCTTCTCGCCGCCGCATCCGCCGTCAGCGGAGAGGTGCCGCTCTTCGACGCGAACGATCCGAGCCTCAGCGCGCCGGGAGGCATGCCCGCGCGCATCGCGGCGCTGCTCGGTGCGGAGGCCCCGTCGACGCGACCCGCCTTCGCCCGGTCGATCGTCGAGTCGATCGCCAAGGCCTTCGCGAAGGCCGTGCAGACCGCATCCGACCTGTCGGGGCGCGAACTCGACAGCATCAACCTCGTGGGAGGCGGGTCGCTGAACCGACTGCTGTGCCAGGCGACGGCCGACCGCACCGGTCTGCCCGTGCTGGCCGGCCCCGTCGAGGCCACCGCTCTCGGCAACGTGCTCGTGCAGGCGCGCGCTCTCGGTGCCGCCCCGGCATCACTCGAGGAGCTGCGCGCGCTCGTCGCGGCCACCCACGAGCCCGAGCGCTTCGACCCGCGCTGA
- a CDS encoding bifunctional aldolase/short-chain dehydrogenase produces the protein MTNPTAAALIERSNRLGADPKNTNYAGGNTSAKGTETDPVTGQPVELLWVKGSGGDLGTLKEQGLAVLRLDRMRALVDVYPGLEREDEMVAAFDYCLHGKGGAAPSIDTAMHGLVDAAHVDHLHPDSGIAIATAADGEELTAKIFGDKVVWVPWRRPGFQLGLDIAEIKAANPAAIGCILGGHGITAWGDTSEESEANSLWIIDTAAAYIEANGTAEPFGGVRSGFEALAETERRERAAALAGTIRGIASTDKPMVGHFTDSDVVLDFLASERAPELAALGTSCPDHFLRTKVKPLILDLPVTASVDEQIARLHELHAEYRADYQAYYDAHATAESPAIRGADPLIVLVPGIGMFSYGANKQTARVAGEFYVNAINVMRGAEALSTYSPISDAEKFRIEYWALEEAKLQRMPKPKSHQGRIAFVTGAASGIGKAIATRLAAEGACVVIADLDLEKAQAAAAELGSTDVAIGVAANVADADAIQAALNDAVLAFGGVDLVVNNAGLSLSKPLLETTEKDWDLQHDVMAKGSFLVSKAAARVLIDQKLGGDIIYISSKNSVFAGPNNIAYSATKADQAHQVRLLAVELGEFGIRVNGINPDGVVRGSGIFASGWGANRAATYGVAEEDLGQFYANRTILKREVVPENVADAVFVLTGPELSRTTGLHIPVDSGVAAAFLR, from the coding sequence ATGACGAATCCCACCGCCGCCGCCCTCATCGAGCGGTCGAACCGCCTGGGCGCCGACCCCAAGAACACCAACTACGCCGGGGGCAACACCTCGGCCAAGGGCACCGAGACCGATCCCGTCACGGGGCAGCCGGTCGAGCTGCTCTGGGTCAAGGGCTCGGGCGGAGACCTGGGAACGCTGAAGGAGCAGGGCCTCGCGGTGCTGCGCCTCGACCGTATGCGCGCCCTCGTCGACGTGTACCCGGGTCTGGAGCGCGAGGACGAGATGGTCGCCGCGTTCGACTACTGCCTGCACGGCAAGGGCGGCGCCGCGCCGTCGATCGACACCGCGATGCACGGCCTCGTCGACGCGGCGCACGTCGACCACCTGCACCCCGACTCCGGCATCGCGATCGCGACCGCCGCCGACGGCGAGGAGCTCACGGCCAAGATCTTCGGCGACAAGGTGGTCTGGGTCCCGTGGCGCCGTCCCGGATTCCAGCTCGGACTCGACATCGCCGAGATCAAGGCGGCGAACCCCGCGGCGATCGGATGCATCCTGGGCGGCCACGGCATCACGGCGTGGGGTGACACGTCGGAGGAGTCCGAGGCCAACTCGCTGTGGATCATCGACACCGCGGCGGCCTACATCGAGGCGAACGGCACGGCCGAGCCGTTCGGCGGGGTCCGCAGCGGCTTCGAGGCTCTTGCCGAGACCGAGCGCCGTGAGCGCGCCGCGGCCCTCGCGGGCACCATCCGCGGCATCGCGTCGACCGACAAGCCGATGGTCGGTCACTTCACCGACTCCGACGTCGTGCTCGACTTCCTCGCCTCCGAGCGCGCGCCCGAGCTCGCCGCTCTCGGCACCAGCTGCCCCGACCACTTCCTGCGCACCAAGGTCAAGCCGCTCATCCTCGATCTGCCCGTCACGGCCTCGGTCGACGAGCAGATCGCGCGTCTGCACGAGCTGCACGCCGAGTACCGCGCCGACTACCAGGCGTACTACGACGCACACGCCACCGCCGAGTCGCCCGCGATCCGCGGCGCCGACCCGCTCATCGTGCTCGTGCCGGGCATCGGCATGTTCTCGTACGGCGCGAACAAGCAGACCGCCCGCGTCGCCGGCGAGTTCTACGTCAACGCGATCAACGTGATGCGCGGCGCCGAGGCGCTCTCGACCTACTCCCCCATCTCCGACGCCGAGAAGTTCCGCATCGAGTACTGGGCGCTCGAAGAGGCGAAGCTGCAGCGCATGCCCAAGCCCAAGTCGCACCAGGGCCGCATCGCGTTCGTCACGGGTGCCGCCAGCGGCATCGGCAAGGCCATCGCCACCCGCCTCGCAGCGGAGGGCGCGTGCGTGGTCATCGCCGACCTCGACCTCGAGAAGGCCCAGGCGGCTGCGGCCGAGCTGGGCAGCACCGACGTCGCGATCGGCGTCGCGGCCAACGTCGCCGACGCTGACGCCATCCAGGCCGCGCTGAACGACGCCGTGCTCGCGTTCGGCGGTGTCGACCTGGTCGTCAACAATGCCGGGCTCTCGCTGTCGAAGCCGCTGCTCGAGACCACCGAGAAGGACTGGGATCTGCAGCACGATGTCATGGCCAAGGGCTCGTTCCTGGTGTCGAAGGCCGCAGCCCGCGTGCTGATCGACCAGAAGCTCGGCGGCGACATCATCTACATCTCGTCGAAGAACTCCGTGTTCGCCGGCCCGAACAACATCGCGTACTCGGCGACCAAGGCGGACCAGGCGCACCAGGTGCGACTGCTGGCCGTCGAGCTCGGCGAGTTCGGCATCCGGGTCAACGGGATCAACCCCGACGGCGTCGTGCGCGGCTCGGGCATCTTCGCGTCCGGCTGGGGTGCGAATCGCGCCGCCACCTACGGCGTCGCCGAAGAGGACCTCGGCCAGTTCTACGCCAACCGCACGATCCTCAAGCGCGAGGTCGTTCCCGAGAACGTGGCGGATGCCGTCTTCGTGCTGACCGGCCCCGAGCTCAGCCGCACCACGGGCCTGCACATCCCGGTGGACTCCGGCGTCGCAGCGGCGTTCCTGCGATGA